The DNA segment TCACCAAAGATATCCTGGCAATCCTCAAGGCAGGACTTGTCCATCAACGTATTCCTCAGATTGTCAAGTCTCCGAAGGATCCCGATTATCTTACTGTGTTCGCTGACCAAAGTATGAATAACATGTCCTTCCGGGACCTGCTCCAGTAATCCCTCGCCTCCACGATCACTGCCTAGAATAACAGCCAATTTTTCGTCCGACATGGTTGGGTTCCCCTAAAATGACTGGTAGTACCCCCTTTTCCTGACAGGTTTAGGTCCTTCCTAATCGCTATGCTTACTTTTCTACTCATTGAGCTGGATGGATAGTTGCCAGCTAAACTTCGATCGCCTGGAGAGTAAGGGGGCAAACTGTAGTAGGTAATTTTCAAAATGTTGCCGCGTGGACGTTTCTTATAAGTACCCGGCAAGAGCATGACAGTGCTACCTGTTCTTTTGGATGCCAGGAAATAGGACTTCTTGATCTTAATTATACTAAGCTAATTAGGCAACTCCTTTTTGTCCTACCTGGTCTGAGAGTGAGAACCAGATAGCGATAGAATAATATGGCGAAGCCTTATTTTCTGAATCATATGAGCTGCAAACGATCTATGCTCTGACTACAGCCCAGAGGCATATCCTTGTCCTACCCGCAATCCACATATATATTCTACTTCACATTATCAACGAGTCACCGAAGCTAGTGCCTCATTAATTCATAACTTCAATTAACTCTGTTGAAAAAGCAGCTGCCGGTTATTTCCATCATGCCAAGACTGCTGCTCTTGATCATCACTTTTATGACCACTGTCGGCGTAGTCCCGGCCCAGCCTCCATTGGTCAACTTTCTGGGCCCTATTCCTGGCTATACTGCTCGACCTCAGGCCCGCTCATGGGCGCTCGGTGTTGAACTCTCCGGTGGGGTTGTCGCCTCCTTTTATGACACCCTAGGAACCGTCCATCGCTTCCCGGAGAACAAGGGATATGACCAGCTAGCAAGCCTGCGCCTGAACATGGGATATGCGTTCAGCGATATAATAGGTATCAGAATCAGGCTGCCATTCATTCTAGCGCAAGGTCCTCTCAGGGACCCCCTGGATGGGAGTGTATTGGATTCCGGGGTTGGGTCAGGGGATACCGGTCTGGGTGACGCCGTCCTGGAAGGATATCTCGTCCTGAGATCAGACCTCAACGGATCCGGAATGCTCCTCATAAAGGTAAAAGCCCCCACCGGCAGCACGCCCATAGAACTGGAAGGTACGGGCAGGACATCCACGGGGACCGGTCAGACAGATCTAGAATTTATGGGAGTAGCGGACCTGGCTATCAATAATAGACTGCTTGCTTCCATCGCCGGGTCCTACACCCGCCGACTGGAAGGCAGGCATCCTGATTACGTGGAGACTTTTGATCCCGGGGATAGAATTGCTGCCAATGGTCGCTTATCCATGCGTCTGACCCCCCTTTTAGCCCTGGGAATTGATCTTCACTATGCCAAATCTTTCTACGATTGGCGAATCGCTAAAGCCTATGGCCAAGAAACAGAAGCCATCGAGCACAGCGACAGCGAGGCTGTTTGCGTCACACCGATGATCGGAGGGATGTTTACCTGGGGAAAGCTGACCACGGTTCTGCTTGGGGCTTATACCCTGGATCTCAGGGGCTTGAACCGGACAAAGGTTGAATGTGTAACCCTGAGTGCTCAATTCTACTGCCTGCGATGAAAGCACCTTACCCAGCACGGAAGGCTCCATTACCGCAGGACTTCATCTTGGATACACCCAGACAATAACAGGTCTCTCAACTACTCGCGATACTGTCACAAGGGAGGTATTTATGGAAGAAAGACGATATCCGGATGAATTAGAGAATGAAGTTGAAGCGCAGGAGCAGCAACCGGAGCCCGGCAGATTGATGGCGCCCAGGTGGACGCAATGGCTCAACATCGCGGGCTCTCTGGCGGCCGTAACGACCATCACTATCCTTACCCTAGAGATGGCCTTCGGTTCAATCAGGCTGGGCAAACTTGCGGCCTATGCCCTGGGATCATGCATATTAATAGGCACTCTCTTGCTACTAATCATCGGTTACCGCTATGCACTCTCGAAAATTGAGCCAGGTCTTTGGCGATACACCTTCTGGTTTATCTCCATTCCGTTCGCCTTTCTCTACTACCTCATTCTAATCTTCTTAATATATGGTCAGTTTACACCTTTCCTTGTGAAAATGATGGAAGTAGCATTCTCCCGGGCGCCATAAGCGCTGCCGACGACTTGCCCCAGAGACGTAGGCTGCCTCCCTTGAAATAGTCTCAGCCTTGTCTAATCACCGCTGGCAACGGCCCCCGAGCTACCATTAGCCCCATCCCGTTTTTAACTTGCCCCATACTATGCTGCAAAACCAGACTCAACCCATCACTGACCGGGCTATCCAGCTGGCTCAACAGTCAGGCATCTATTTGGGCTCTTCGTCATGGAAGTACGAGGGCTGGCAGGGGCTGGTCTATAATGACCACTATCCCAGCCAGAAGGCTTTCCAGCGGCGGTGCCTGGCTGAGTATGCCCGCCACTTTCCCGCCGTTGGGGTTGACGCTACTTTTTACCGCTTCCCGGAGCCGCGCCTAATAGAAGAGCTGGATGCCCTCACACCAGCCAATTTCCGCTTCGGCCTGAAAGTCACCGAAGAGATCACCGTTTATAAATACACCACTCACCCCCGTTACGGCAGCCGCAAGGGACAGGATAACCCGAACTTTCTGGACGGCGAACTGTTCACAACCGATTTCCTGGACATAGTATCCGGCTTGGGTCATAAGCTGGGGCCTATTATCTTCCAATTCGGTACCCTGCCCGGGAGAGTGGTAAGTGATGGCACCTTTCTACGGCAGATCGACGATTTCCTCAGCGGTTTACCACCGGGCTATCAGTATGCCGTTGAGATTCGCAATCGCCAGCTTTTCAATGAGGACTACTTTGATGTGCTGCGCAGGCACGAGGTTGCCCACATCCATACCTCCTGGAGCTGGATGCCCACTTTTGCCGAGCAGGTCGCCAGGCAAGGGTCTTTCACCGCCAACTATTTCGTCATGCGCCTACTAACACCACCTCAGGTGGCTTACCAGGACGCTGTAGAGGCCTTCTTCCCGTATCAGCGTATTCTCAAGCCGCTGCCGCAGGTAAGACAGGCCCTCATTACGCATCTCAGCCACGCCATCCGGGCCAATTCTCCGGGGTATGTGTTCGTCAACAACCGTCTGGAGGGAGCTTCACCACTTACCATCGAGCAGGTGTTAGACCAGCTAATCGAACCCCAGTGAGACTTACCGCCGGAGTCCTTGCTGGAAAGTGCCCGAAATCAAGGGAGGAACAATAATGAAGGTTAACCTCAATGGTCATGCCCTGAATTACGTAGTGACTGACGCCGCTGACGGTCTCCCGGTCGTTTTTATCCACGGCTTTCCCTTCAATCACCGCATGTGGCAGCCCCAGCTACAGGTCCTCCCCCACCGTTACCGGGCCATCGCGTATGATGTCCGCGGCCATGGTGAAAGTGATGTCGGCGATGGCCAGTATACGATAGAGCTCTTTGTGGACGACCTGCTGGTCCTCCTTGATCACCTGGAAGTCGACAAGGCGGTGGTCTGCGGCCTATCCATGGGTGGGTATATCGCCCTGCGCGCCGTCGAACGCCAAGCTGACCGCTTTCGGGGAATG comes from the Candidatus Neomarinimicrobiota bacterium genome and includes:
- a CDS encoding DUF72 domain-containing protein, which gives rise to MLQNQTQPITDRAIQLAQQSGIYLGSSSWKYEGWQGLVYNDHYPSQKAFQRRCLAEYARHFPAVGVDATFYRFPEPRLIEELDALTPANFRFGLKVTEEITVYKYTTHPRYGSRKGQDNPNFLDGELFTTDFLDIVSGLGHKLGPIIFQFGTLPGRVVSDGTFLRQIDDFLSGLPPGYQYAVEIRNRQLFNEDYFDVLRRHEVAHIHTSWSWMPTFAEQVARQGSFTANYFVMRLLTPPQVAYQDAVEAFFPYQRILKPLPQVRQALITHLSHAIRANSPGYVFVNNRLEGASPLTIEQVLDQLIEPQ
- a CDS encoding alpha/beta fold hydrolase; its protein translation is MKVNLNGHALNYVVTDAADGLPVVFIHGFPFNHRMWQPQLQVLPHRYRAIAYDVRGHGESDVGDGQYTIELFVDDLLVLLDHLEVDKAVVCGLSMGGYIALRAVERQADRFRGMVLCDTKSEADTNESKITRAETMKAVKSLGVTAFADEFVKAVLAPGTIETNPPV